A stretch of Apis cerana isolate GH-2021 linkage group LG1, AcerK_1.0, whole genome shotgun sequence DNA encodes these proteins:
- the LOC108002081 gene encoding bromodomain adjacent to zinc finger domain protein 2B isoform X4, whose protein sequence is MGTGMEKENSASGGGGGGGGGGGGEAAATATPGATSASEKLQADQANPLLDPTALFGAYWPRSDSAASSLFGGMPGGYGLGAHHLPSAYAILGRGGSAPGFGGHTPASAPPPPPYSHSSLGTLSVAASQAASLGINPASAAWWTMASHLAAQDYLARLQGAAGLPGFPPGAESLLPPYPASLLNPPSLSSHKSSKSKSSKSHKTPASSSSSTTPSMTSSSLPVSTQAPVTSSHHSTSASTTPNSQTNVVSSAKEGSDPSSILGGVRLPPDTEIIKYTSSIVGPKVPGTTNRGRKKTISLDTPSVSVHPPPVPALTAHQTNTTTTSLMMEPRKYNRTGSESNDYRESVDRVEVIKLPAHSTNGNVLPAPSSYTTTTNTSNSNDSDAPLNLSLKPATTSSNSPISGSQPLSQLSNLSQSLLASDRTSRRKPGPKPRRVPQNSVPVPASPSPSLAQLFAAADSPQRPSSGSEESESASTTHHKDGRPRNLGRGVSKPKKNTVASLLAQSRALGIKPTPTLDPSVPLSHQVSLLRSNILAAQLHATATGQTGQTDDKNQRSLQEKMKNKLLEVSGEESNMDVTSESGSNTDVVTDTDDDNTDGVSSAKRRKVKPSERDLQVPLERGWKRETVIKGLGKSGVIKGDVSYYSPCGKTFRSSPDLAKFLEQQNPPELTTANFSFSSRPLVGEFLQPTMGLAEAEFVRLGAQEVARRLEELRAAGGFRDSRTNNQYEREKLAYAKKLAKEEAQRHKEQARLIKEQEKTERQEAVRREREIRNQQLLELVAKLEKGSAYPLHSETTLEIQPPPTTTITITTTTTTIIHPSCSKQLFTNVLLERRTGHRRKERRVSLARVPPRNHVPAINTIDYWASLNLQTQGRKRLAFTIKQKMKIIQEIERGKSKSDVARELGLASSTVATIWKNRESIAESWRNRDMMQQHSDVEDPVAKKTGLPSASSNLASVTSLVTNSTVLNTVNATNNTTTSTTLPTAVVVPPPQVQVVPPPPPPPPPPQPPPPPPPPPPLPPPPPPPPPLPPPPPSLPLPLPTTSATVAPPSTSQPTQLSTTPTSSTTSTGTTTTNASIMDNTQQAQTQTQSQELLEARKKRQEEVEKIRLEEQQRKQQERELKRQQAVMLKEQMYMQELTKQREMLYTVELERERRRQHMALVRALENRRKMEEREKKRLEARAERIATKEKRAEQRKMEMELIEQIRKPVEDMELTDHRSLPELKRIPGLKLSGQAFADIVMVFEFLHNFGETLGFDMESLPSLKSLQLALLNDEEAEEELLSVMTHLLVCAIEDPGIPQPARHTTGLGQSLRQADITHANISEVLRIYLYANATGEVKALTGVCLERERDKKFADHHQNGGDYASTCSGKNAQFYEHLHNNETWRMSERLRDKPFLALNPTHKAQMLAFLCNELLQNKAVIRQIEGSLETVAQLRKERFVLDTKIRKLRQLHSRKVRMEAVGVIVNKTGDTITIEKKEGDEEGNTSSTAVGTTPTPDEIHHEDEVEDMSENESEGTQPEEEEDKNLSGEELGKKLDKLLKQSEEQLQKLNSSSKQLRAHIFGQDRYWRRYWELACAGGIFVEAMESAEPEILELQAELDEKYKDVSMEEKRETKQEDTKVENRENEAPNDVKKEKKFNSNDQEDTKSLIEKTKSEIEDINCKKEPMQNCENLTNVKEEKKNDLDNSMTDAKTNVTSEEIKQETEVVSMDVDVKEETKKENDETDEDMKPAVKMMEDKIVETIPNGDKFNHVNNLHNGKELNGTFISNNSNESNWFSILPRETCDTPGPSTKQIFGIAEPTELRIPVFPPPASPNYDRCDSPAPLILTQDEAAQLEYLKVHGLPPPGEAKPVPNDLRYGWWRITDVDTFQELLEHLHSRGVREKELKRTTWATMESFLAVTGKINVDPGNLTATELQATPDEPDTPIPKPDNPAVWSEQVALRVDAQLLEQVEALEDKVANASMQVKGWKLPPRAGTEEAEEIEKLNEMEKISAVEQARQRLLSLEAAIERRYLKPPLGVCTGDPNLAALKAEQAAAANANSNNSDQSNQTPVPQEETTPRGLNNWREATARAHTSAQLAMALYMLEASIAWDKSIMKAVSLTPARNSVCVKLRNRCVSLKATTQYNQLLTTSQASNCQFCHSGDNEDKLLLCDGCDRGYHTYCFRPKMENIPDGDWYCHECMNKATGERNCLVCGKRVGKNLVLCELCPRAYHTDCHNPVMPKMPRGKWYCSNCHSKQPKKRNSSRRSHTKGGGTRESESSDHPPASPTPSTASNTHVEDVSSSEPATPTASPRKEGNNRTLTKKQQRELAPCKVLLEQLEQQDEAWPFLLPVNTKQFPTYKKIIKTPMDLSTIKKKLQDSVYKSRDEFCADVRQMFINCEVFNEDDSPVGKAGHGMRSFFEMRWTEITGAPPPHPQTHS, encoded by the exons CGTATTGGCCTCGGAGCGACAGTGCAGCTTCGTCGCTTTTCGGCGGTATGCCGGGCGGATATGGATTGGGGGCCCATCATTTACCATCGGCTTACGCTATCCTGGGCCGTGGAGGTTCTGCTCCCGGATTCGGGGGTCACACACCGGCTTCCGCTCCACCGCCACCCCCGTACTCCCACAGCAGCCTTGGTACTCTGAGCGTGGCTGCCAGTCAGGCTGCAAGTTTAG GCATCAATCCCGCGAGTGCAGCATGGTGGACGATGGCCTCACACTTAGCGGCACAGGACTACCTCGCGAGGTTACAAGGAGCGGCAGGATTGCCCGGATTTCCGCCTGGCGCCGAGAGCCTCCTGCCACCGTATCCTGCCTCGCTACTTAATCCCCCGTCCTTGTCGTCCCACAAGTCCAGTAAGT CTAAGTCAAGCAAGAGTCACAAGACTCCCGCGAGCAGCAGCAGCTCGACGACGCCGAGTATGACGAGCAGCAGTTTACCGGTCTCGACCCAGGCGCCGGTCACGTCCTCTCATCACAGCACGTCGGCGAGCACCACGCCGAATTCCCAAACGAACGTTGTCAG TTCTGCGAAAGAGGGCAG cgaTCCTAGCAGTATATTAGGAGGTGTACGCCTGCCACCCGATACAGAGATTATCAAATACACGTCGAGCATAGTCGGTCCAAAGGTTCCTGGCACAACGAACCGCGGTAGAAAGAAGACCATATCCTTGGACACGCCGAGCGTGAGCGTACATCCGCCCCCTGTACCCGCTCTCACCGCTCATCAAACAAACACGACCACCACGTCACTGATGATGGAACCGAGAAAGTATAATCGCACGGGG aGCGAGTCGAACGATTACAGGGAGTCGGTGGATCGCGTGGAGGTGATCAAATTGCCGGCACATTCGACGAACGGCAACGTTCTACCGGCACCATCGTCCTACACGACCACCACCAACACGAGCAACTCGAACGATTCGGACGCGCCGTTGAACCTCTCGTTGAAACCGGCGACGACCAGCAGTAATTCGCCGATTTCCGGCAGCCAGCCGCTCAGCCAGCTCAGTAATTTAAGTCAGTCGTTACTCGCCTCCGATCGAACTT CGAGAAGAAAGCCAGGACCGAAGCCTCGAAGGGTGCCGCAGAACTCCGTGCCGGTGCCGGCGTCGCCGAGCCCTTCGTTGGCGCAGCTGTTCGCCGCCGCCGATTCACCGCAACGGCCGAGCAGCGGGAGCGAGGAGAGCGAGAGCGCAAGCACGACCCACCACAAGGACGGCAGGCCAAGGAACCTGGGTCGCGGCGTTTCGAAACCGAAGAAGAACACGGTTGCCTCGTTGCTCGCTCAGAGCAGAGCCCTGGGAATCAAACCGACGCCCACGTTGGACCCCAGTGTGCCATTGTCTCATCAGGTCTCGTTACTGAGGTCCAATATTCTGGCTGCTCAATTGCACGCTACAGCGACCGGTCAGACCGGTCAGACAGATGACAAGAATCAG CGGTCTTTGCAGGAGAAGATGAAGAACAAGTTGCTCGAGGTCTCCGGCGAGGAGAGCAACATGGACGTGACGAGCGAAAGCGGCAGCAACACAGACGTTGTGACGGATACCGACGACGACAACACGGACGGCGTCTCCAGCGCGAAGAGAAGAAAGGTGAAGCCCAGCGAGAGGGATCTCCAGGTGCCGCTGGAGCGTGGCTGGAAGCGGGAGACCGTGATCAAGGGATTGGGGAAGTCGGGAGTGATAAAGGGTGACGTGTCTTATTACAGCCCTTGCGGAAAGACGTTCAGAAGCAGCCCGGATTTAGCCAAG TTTCTAGAGCAACAGAATCCGCCCGAGTTGACGACCGCCAACTTTTCGTTCTCCTCTCGTCCTCTGGTAGGCGAGTTTCTTCAACCGACGATGGGCCTCGCGGAGGCGGAATTCGTCAGGTTGGGGGCTCAGGAAGTGGCGAGAAGATTGGAGGAGTTGAGAGCCGCGGGTGGTTTCAGGGACTCGAGGACGAATAACCAATACGAGAGGGAGAAGTTGGCGTACGCGAAAAAATTGGCCAAGGAGGAGGCGCAGCGACATAAGGAACAGGCTAG GTTGATCAAGGAGCAGGAGAAAACGGAGAGACAGGAGGCGGTTAGACGGGAGCGGGAGATTAGGAATCAACAGTTGCTCGAG TTGGTTGCGAAGCTCGAAAAAGGCTCAGCCTATCCTCTTCACAGTGAGACCACGCTAGAAATCCAACCACCACCTACCACAACCATCACCATCACTACCACTACCACCACGATCATTCACCCAAGTTGCTCAAAACAATTGTTTACGAACGTCCTCCTCGAACGAAGGACGGGCCACCGTCGAAAAGAGCGACGGGTGTCACTCGCACGCGTACCACCACGTAATCACGTACCTGCGATTAACACGATCGATTATTGGGCATCCCTAAACCTACAAACGCAGGGTCGAAAGCGGCTAGCGTTCACGATCAAGCAGAAAATGAAGATCATCCAAGAGATCGAACGCGGTAAGAGCAAGAGCGACGTGGCGCGCGAGCTGGGTCTGGCTAGCAGCACGGTGGCCACCATCTGGAAGAATCGGGAGAGCATCGCGGAGAGCTGGAGGAACCGCGACATGATGCAGCAGCACTCGGATGTCGAGGACCCGGTCGCGAAAAAAACCGGCCTCCCCTCCGCGTCGTCCAATTTGGCGTCTGTCACGTCACTGGTAACGAATAGCACGGTGTTGAACACCGTGAACGCAACCAACAACACCACCACCAGCACCACGTTGCCCACAGCCGTCGTGGTGCCGCCTCCGCAGGTGCAGGTGGTGccgccgccaccaccaccaccaccaccaccacaaccaccaccaccaccaccaccaccaccaccactaccaccaccaccaccaccaccaccaccactaccaccaccaccgccatcACTGCCTCTCCCATTGCCGACCACCTCCGCAACGGTCGCCCCTCCGTCGACGTCGCAACCCACGCAGCTCTCCACGACGCCAACCTCCAGCACCACGTCCACAGGCACCACCACGACCAACGCCAGCATCATGGACAATACCCAGCAGGCCCAGACCCAGACGCAAAGTCAGGAGCTTCTGGAG GCTCGGAAAAAACGGCAGGAAGAGGTGGAGAAGATACGACTGGAAGAACAACAACGAAAGCAACAG GAACGCGAGCTGAAGCGGCAGCAGGCAGTTATGCTGAAAGAACAG ATGTACATGCAGGAGCTCACCAAGCAGCGCGAGATGCTCTACACCGTCGAGCTG gAAAGAGAACGAAGGAGGCAGCACATGGCATTGGTTCGAGCGTTAGAAAACCGCCGAAAAatggaggaaagagagaaaaaacgatTGGAGGCGAGAGCTGAAAGAATAGCAACGAAAGAAAAACGCGCCGAACAGAGGAAGATGGAGATGGAACTGATCGAACAAATCAGAAAGCCTGTTGAGGACATGGAACTAACTG ATCATAGATCACTGCCAGAACTAAAACGAATACCTGGTCTGAAATTATCCGGCCAAGCGTTTGCAGACATTGTAATGGTGTTTGAATTTCTGCATAATTTCGGCGAGACTTTAGGCTTTG atatggaATCGCTCCCAAGTCTAAAAAGCCTTCAATTGGCGTTGCTCAATGATGAGGAAGCGGAGGAAGAGCTTCTGTCCGTGATGACACATTTGTTAGTATGTGCGATCGAGGATCCAGGAATCCCTCAACCAGCGAGACACACGACAGGCCTTGGCCAAAGCCTCCGACAAGCTGATATAACGCATGCCAACATCAGTGAGGTGTTACGAATCTACTTATACGCGAACGCGACAGGAGAAGTGAAGGCTCTGACAGGAGTATGTCTAGAACGGGAACGCGATAAGAAATTTGCCGATCATCATCAAAATGGTGGTGATTACGCTTCTACCTGTTCGGGCAAAAATGCTCAATTTTACGAGCATTTACATAACAACGAAACATGGAGGATGTCCGAAAGGCTGAGAGACAAACCATTCCTAGCTTTGAATCCGACGCACAAGGCACAAATGCTCGCGTTTCTCTGTAACGAGCTATTGCAGAACAAGGCTGTGATCAGACAGATCGAAGGAAGCTTGGAAACAGTAGCTCagttaagaaaagaaagattcgtTTTGGATACAAAGATAAGAAA ATTGAGACAATTACATAGTCGAAAAGTACGAATGGAAGCAGTGGGTGTGATAGTTAATAAAACTGGAGACACAATTACGATTGAGAAAAAAGAGGGCGATGAGGAGGGTAACACGTCGTCAACGGCAGTAGGTACGACACCCACTCCTGATGAGATTCATCATGAAGATGAAGTTGAAGACATGTCCGAAAATGAGAGTGAAGGAACTCAACCTGAGgag GAAGAAGACAAAAATCTCTCTGGTGAAGAGCTCGGTAAAAAGTtggacaaattattaaaacaatcagAAGAACAATTGCAAAAATTGAATAGCTCTTCAAAACAACTACGAGCCCATATATTTGGCCAAGATAGGTATTGGAGAAGATATTGGGAATTAGCATGCGCAGGTGGCATTTTCGTCGAGGCCATGGAAAGCGCAGAACCTGAAATCCTTGAGTTGCAGGCTGAATTAGACGAAAAGTACAAAGATGTATCGATggaggagaaaagagaaacaaaacaAGAAGACACCAAAGTCGAAAATCGGGAGAATGAAGCTCCTAATGAtgtaaagaaggaaaagaaattcaattcaaatgaTCAAGAAGATACGAAATCTTTAATAGAGAAAACAAAATCTGAAATTGAAGATATTAATTGTAAGAAAGAACCTATGCAAAACtgtgaaaatttaacgaatgttaaggaagagaaaaagaatgatttgGATAATTCAATGACTGATGCAAAGACCAATGTTACATCTGAAGAGATTAAACAAGAAACAGAAGTAGTTAGTATGGATGTGGATgtcaaagaagaaacaaaaaaagaaaatgacgaAACGGATGAAGATATGAAACCAGCAGTGAAGATGATGGAagataaaattgttgaaacaATTCCAAACGGTGATAAATTCAATCATGTGAATAACCTTCATAATGGGAAGGAATTGAATGGCACTTTTATTTCTA ataATAGTAACGAATCGAATTGGTTCTCAATTTTACCTCGGGAAACTTGTGATACTCCAGGACCAAGTACCAAACAAATATTTGGAATAGCCGAACCAACTGAACTGAGAATACCAGTATTTCCTCCACCGGCTAGTCCAAATTACGATAGATGTGATAGTCCTGCTCCTTTAATTTTGACTCAAGACGAAGCAGCGCaacttgaatatttaaaagttcatGGTTTACCACCTCCTGGAGAAGCTAAACCAGTACCAAATG ACTTAAGATATGGCTGGTGGAGAATAACGGATGTTGATACGTTTCAAGAATTGCTGGAACATCTTCATTCTCGCGGTGTTCGCGAAAAAGAACTAAAACGTACAACATGGGCAACTATGGAATCTTTCTTAGCTGTTACAGGCAAGATCAATGTAGATCCTGGCAATCTTACTGCTACAGAACTTCAAGCGACACCTGATGAACCTGATACGCCAATTCCAAAACCAGACAATCCGGCAGTTTGGAGCGAACAAGTTGCGCTACGCGTGGATGCGCAATTATTGGAACAAGTTGAGGCCCTAGAAGATAAAGTCGCAAATGCCAGCATGCAGGTCAAAGGCTGGAAACTGCCTCCACGGGCAGGAACCGAGGAGgctgaagaaattgaaaaactaaACGAAATGGAAAAGATCAGTGCAGTTGAACAAGCACGGCAAAGGTTATTGTCTCTAGAGGCCGCTATAGAAAGGAGATATTTGAAACCACCGTTAGGTGTTTG caCGGGAGATCCAAACTTGGCGGCTTTAAAGGCAGAACAAGCAGCTGCTGCAAATGcgaattcgaataattcggATCAGAGCAATCAGACTCCAGTACCTCAAGAAGAAACAACTCCAAGAGGGCTAAACAACTGGCGAGAGGCAACAGCTCGAGCACATACATCCGCTCAGCTGGCCATGGCACTTTATATGTTGGAGGCTAGCATCGCTTGGGACAAGAGCATCATGAAGGCTGTGAGTCTAACACCAGCTAGAAACTCGGTCTGCGTCAAGCTACGAAACCGCTGCGTCTCACTCAAAGCTACCACTCAATACAATCAGCTATTGACTACTTCTCAGGCCTCT AATTGTCAATTTTGTCATAGCGGAGATAACGAAGACAAATTATTACTGTGTGATGGTTGTGACCGCGGCTATCATACTTATTGTTTCCGTCCAAAAATGGAAAACATTCCTGATGGTGACTG GTATTGTCACGAATGCATGAATAAAGCAACAGGGGAGCGAAATTGTTTGGTATGTGGAAAGAGAGTTGGTAAAAACTTAGTATTATGTGAACTCTGTCCAAGGGCTTATCACACTGACTGCCACAATCCTGTTATGCCAAAA ATGCCAAGGGGAAAATGGTATTGTTCTAATTGCCACAGTAAACAACCAAAGAAGAGAAATAGTAGTCGAAGGAGTCATACCAAAGGGGGAGGCACCAGAGAAAGTGAAAGTTCTGATCATCCACCAGCTAG TCCAACGCCGTCAACGGCATCGAACACACACGTAGAGGACGTCAGTTCATCGGAACCAGCAACCCCAACTGCCTCACCACGGAAGGAGGGAAACAATAGGACGCTCACGAAGAAACAACAACGAGAGTTGGCTCCTTGTAAGGTGCTACTCGAACAGTTGGAGCAACAGGACGAGGCCTGGCCGTTCCTCTTGCCGGTGAACACCAAACAGTTTCCTACctacaagaaaattattaaaacaccCATGGATCTCAGTActattaagaagaaattgcAGGATTCCGT GTACAAGTCTCGCGATGAGTTTTGCGCCGATGTCAGACAGATGTTCATCAACTGCGAGGTATTCAACGAGGACGACAGTCCCGTGGGGAAGGCCGGACATGGGATGCGCAGTTTCTTCGAAATGCGTTGGACCGAGATTACTGGCGCACCACCTCCACACCCGCAAACGCATAGCTGA